A single Methanomassiliicoccales archaeon DNA region contains:
- the nuoK gene encoding NADH-quinone oxidoreductase subunit NuoK, whose translation MPQEYFLVLAAILFVIGAFGVLTRRNAIVVLMSIELMLNAANINFVTFAVYNHDVSGQVFALFSIAIAAAEVAVGLAILLNLQRASDTVDLSDLNLLRW comes from the coding sequence ATCCCGCAGGAGTACTTCCTGGTGCTCGCGGCGATCCTCTTCGTCATCGGCGCCTTCGGGGTGCTGACCCGGAGGAACGCCATCGTCGTGCTCATGTCCATCGAGCTCATGCTCAACGCGGCCAACATCAACTTCGTGACCTTCGCGGTCTACAACCACGACGTCTCCGGACAGGTGTTCGCATTGTTCTCGATCGCCATCGCCGCCGCCGAGGTGGCCGTGGGTCTAGCGATCCTCCTCAATCTGCAAAGGGCCTCTGACACGGTGGATCTGTCGGACCTCAACCTGCTGAGGTGGTAA
- a CDS encoding NADH-quinone oxidoreductase subunit J, whose product MPLDWELILFIIFSAATVFAALMVLFAKEIVRNVVWLAITFIGVAMTFIFLGAEYIAVIQILVYVGAVCVLILFGVMLTKRRLSGGGKCET is encoded by the coding sequence ATGCCTTTGGACTGGGAACTGATACTTTTTATCATCTTCTCCGCGGCCACGGTGTTCGCGGCGCTGATGGTGCTCTTCGCCAAGGAGATCGTGCGAAATGTGGTCTGGCTGGCGATCACTTTCATCGGCGTGGCCATGACCTTCATCTTCCTCGGTGCCGAGTACATAGCGGTCATCCAGATACTGGTTTACGTGGGCGCGGTGTGCGTGCTCATCCTCTTCGGGGTCATGCTGACCAAACGTCGTCTGTCAGGAGGTGGCAAGTGTGAAACATAA
- a CDS encoding 4Fe-4S binding protein codes for MSDKKDRKEKRPRAIMLRPMVVTMKETIRTTVNTPNTVRYPWERLIIADGYRGRPGLVMDKCIGCGICEKICPTTCIELVEVELEGKGKVKRPQVNLGRCMMCGYCAEYCPKNAMLVTPEYELATYSRQDLIYDPFRLQYEDRPGCEVDLVEIKPSELGTGAKGHSIKGATAGLRDLPQVEDKKCISCSKCEKVCPADAVTMIEVGKNEKGRPIKRPKFDGEKCVACEQCLDNCPKHAITMKEV; via the coding sequence TTAGGCCTATGGTGGTCACCATGAAGGAGACCATCAGGACCACCGTGAACACCCCCAACACCGTGCGCTACCCCTGGGAGAGGCTGATCATCGCAGACGGCTACCGCGGAAGACCCGGCCTGGTCATGGACAAGTGCATCGGCTGCGGCATCTGCGAGAAGATATGCCCGACCACCTGCATCGAGCTCGTCGAGGTGGAGCTTGAAGGCAAGGGCAAGGTCAAGCGGCCCCAGGTGAACCTCGGCCGCTGCATGATGTGCGGCTACTGCGCTGAGTACTGCCCCAAGAACGCCATGCTCGTGACCCCGGAATATGAGCTCGCTACTTATTCCAGACAAGACCTCATCTACGACCCGTTCCGACTGCAGTACGAGGACCGGCCTGGATGCGAGGTCGATCTGGTCGAGATCAAGCCTTCCGAACTGGGGACCGGAGCCAAGGGCCATAGCATCAAGGGAGCGACGGCGGGATTGCGGGACCTGCCCCAGGTAGAGGACAAGAAGTGCATCTCCTGCTCCAAGTGCGAGAAGGTGTGCCCGGCGGACGCGGTCACCATGATCGAAGTGGGCAAGAACGAGAAAGGCCGGCCGATCAAGCGCCCCAAGTTCGACGGGGAGAAGTGCGTGGCCTGCGAGCAATGCCTCGATAACTGCCCGAAACATGCCATAACGATGAAGGAGGTGTGA